DNA sequence from the Halorussus limi genome:
TGATGGACCGCCAACTGAGGCGGAGGCTCTCTGCCAACTCCATCAAGGGAGTTCCGACTCAACGCGCCGGGGCGACTCTATCTCCTCGACCTTCTCGACGGTCCCGTCGAGGACGTGAACCACGCGCTCGGAGTGTTCGGCGATGGGTCGCTCGTGGGTGACCATCAGGATGGTGTTGCCCTCGTCGTGGAGGCGCTGGAACAGGCCCATTATCTGCTGGCCCGTCTCGCTGTCGAGGTTCCCGGTCGGTTCGTCGGCGAGGATGATGGCCGGGTCGGCCGCCAGCGCCCGGGCGATGGCGACCCGCTGGCGCTGGCCGCCCGAGAGTTCGTTCGGCCGGTGGTCGCCCCGGTCGCCGAGTCCGACCTGCGAGAGCAGGTCTTCGGCGCGGTCGATGCGCTCGCTCTTCGAGACGCCCTGAAAGACCAGCGGGAGCGCCACGTTCTCGGCCGCGGTGAGTTTCGGCATCAGGTTGAACGTCTGGAAGACGAAGCCGATTTCCTCGCCGCGGGCCGTCGTGCGCTCGCGCTGAGAGAGTCCGGAGGTCTCTCGGCCGTTGACCCACACCTCGCCCTCGGTGGGCGTGTCGAGACAGCCGATGAGGTTGAGCAGCGTACTCTTGCCCGACCCGCTCGGCCCCATGACCGAGGTGTACGACCCCTTCGGAATCGACAGGTCCACTCCGTCGAGCGCGTGAACCGGTTCGCCGAGGAAGTAGGTCTTGCGCACGTCGCGGAGTTCCACCGCCGCCTCGCGCGACTCTCGTTGCGCCTCGTCGCCCCCGTCGTTTCTGGGCCCCGACCCCTCGTCCGCGTCGGACCCGGTGTCCGAGTCGCTGGCAGCCATTGTTTCGGGTGATACGGGCGGCGTCGCCAAAACACTAGCGCCCGTTGCGACCCGAAACGTTCCGTTGCCCGCCCTCGGCGGGTGAATCGCCCCGGCCCTCCCGCCGGCTCCATCGCGCGCCTTCGACCAGACTTTTCACCCGCGGCGACCGACGTGGAGACATGAAATCGACCGGCGGAAGCGACGCGGAGAAGCGCGCGGCGGGCGAGAGCGCGGCCGAAGCGGTCGAAGACGGCACGGTCGTCGGTCTCGGCACGGGGTCGACCGCGGCCCACGCGATTCGGGCCGTCGGCCGGCGGGTCGACAGCGGACTCGACGTCCGCGGGATTCCGACCTCGTT
Encoded proteins:
- a CDS encoding ABC transporter ATP-binding protein; translated protein: MAASDSDTGSDADEGSGPRNDGGDEAQRESREAAVELRDVRKTYFLGEPVHALDGVDLSIPKGSYTSVMGPSGSGKSTLLNLIGCLDTPTEGEVWVNGRETSGLSQRERTTARGEEIGFVFQTFNLMPKLTAAENVALPLVFQGVSKSERIDRAEDLLSQVGLGDRGDHRPNELSGGQRQRVAIARALAADPAIILADEPTGNLDSETGQQIMGLFQRLHDEGNTILMVTHERPIAEHSERVVHVLDGTVEKVEEIESPRRVESELP